In Sulfitobacter sp. OXR-159, one DNA window encodes the following:
- the bmt gene encoding betaine--homocysteine S-methyltransferase has translation MSNAFTDLLAEKGTLLADGATGTNLFNMGLMSGDAPEMWNTDEPKKIIKLYRFAVDSGSDLFLTNSFGANASRLKLHGAEKRVHELSRVSAELAREVADTAERKVIVAGSVGPTGEIMEPVGTLTHSLAVEMFHETADGLKAGGADIGWLETISAPEEYRAAAEGFALAGLPWCGTMSFDTAGRTMMGLTSEGMVDMVHGLDNTPLAYGANCGTGASDLLRTVLGFAAKNGTLPIISKGNAGIPKYVEGHIHYDGTPELMARYATMARDAGASVIGGCCGTLPEHLVAMREALDSTEKGPAPTLEQIREEIGDFSSESDGTDGQGPVRAPRRGRRRG, from the coding sequence ATGAGCAACGCATTCACCGATCTTTTGGCTGAAAAGGGCACATTGCTCGCGGATGGGGCTACGGGCACCAATCTGTTCAACATGGGGCTGATGTCAGGCGACGCGCCCGAGATGTGGAACACTGACGAGCCTAAGAAGATCATCAAGCTTTACCGGTTTGCAGTGGATTCGGGCAGCGATCTGTTCCTGACCAACTCTTTTGGGGCCAATGCTTCGCGGCTGAAGCTGCACGGTGCCGAAAAGCGGGTGCATGAGTTGAGCCGCGTCTCTGCCGAACTGGCACGCGAGGTGGCTGATACCGCCGAGCGCAAAGTGATCGTCGCAGGCTCTGTCGGCCCCACGGGTGAGATTATGGAGCCAGTCGGCACGCTGACCCACTCCCTCGCCGTTGAAATGTTCCACGAGACGGCTGACGGCCTCAAAGCTGGTGGTGCCGATATTGGTTGGCTGGAAACGATCAGCGCCCCCGAAGAATACCGCGCCGCTGCCGAAGGCTTTGCGCTGGCGGGGCTGCCATGGTGCGGCACGATGAGCTTTGACACCGCGGGCCGTACGATGATGGGCCTGACCTCCGAAGGGATGGTCGATATGGTGCACGGGCTGGACAACACACCGCTGGCATATGGTGCCAACTGCGGCACGGGCGCGTCTGACCTGCTGCGCACGGTACTCGGTTTCGCCGCCAAGAATGGCACGCTGCCGATCATCTCCAAGGGCAACGCGGGCATCCCGAAATACGTCGAAGGCCACATCCATTACGACGGCACGCCCGAGTTGATGGCGCGCTATGCGACCATGGCGCGTGACGCGGGGGCCAGCGTCATCGGCGGTTGCTGCGGCACCCTGCCCGAGCATCTGGTCGCGATGCGCGAAGCGCTCGACAGCACGGAAAAAGGCCCGGCCCCGACGCTGGAGCAAATCCGCGAAGAGATCGGTGATTTCTCGTCCGAAAGCGACGGCACCGACGGGCAAGGCCCGGTGCGCGCACCGCGCCGCGGCCGCCGCCGGGGCTGA
- a CDS encoding PA0069 family radical SAM protein gives MDREDQRFRVLGRAAGSNDAGRFEAHTRVAEDDGWAREEVLPVLRTSTSIEVPRRVITYNRSPDLPFDRSINPYRGCEHGCVYCFARPSHAYLGLSPGLDFETQLIARPEAPQVLARELRAKRYEVAPIAIGTNTDPYQPIEKTHGIMRECLEVLSEFNHPVAIVTKGSLIERDIDILGDMAGRGLAAVGISVTTLDAKLSRLMEPRAPAPQRRLQVIRKLSEAGIPVRIMASPMVPALTDPELEAILAAGRDAGARHASWIMLRLPREVSPLVQEWLATHYPDRAERIMARLRDMHGGKEYDAGWHKRMRGEGPYAQMVAQRFNLAVKRLGLTRAGVPLRCDLFRPPPERGDQLSLF, from the coding sequence ATGGATAGGGAAGACCAGCGATTCCGCGTGCTTGGCCGCGCGGCAGGCAGCAACGATGCGGGCCGGTTTGAGGCCCATACTCGCGTGGCGGAGGACGATGGCTGGGCCCGGGAAGAGGTGCTTCCGGTGCTGCGAACCAGCACAAGCATCGAAGTGCCGCGCCGGGTGATTACCTACAACCGCTCGCCGGATTTGCCCTTTGACCGGTCGATCAACCCGTACCGCGGCTGCGAACATGGCTGTGTTTACTGTTTCGCACGGCCCAGCCACGCCTATCTTGGACTGTCGCCGGGGTTGGATTTTGAAACGCAGTTGATCGCCCGCCCCGAAGCGCCTCAAGTGCTGGCGCGAGAACTGCGCGCGAAACGCTATGAGGTCGCCCCCATCGCCATCGGAACCAACACCGATCCGTACCAGCCCATCGAAAAGACCCATGGCATCATGCGGGAGTGTCTTGAGGTATTGTCCGAGTTCAATCACCCGGTGGCGATTGTCACTAAGGGCAGCCTGATCGAACGCGACATCGACATTCTGGGCGATATGGCCGGGCGTGGATTGGCGGCGGTTGGCATTTCGGTGACCACGCTGGACGCAAAGCTCAGCCGTTTGATGGAGCCGCGCGCGCCAGCGCCGCAGCGGCGGTTGCAGGTGATCCGGAAGCTGTCGGAGGCGGGGATCCCGGTGCGGATCATGGCGTCCCCAATGGTTCCGGCGCTGACCGATCCGGAGTTGGAGGCGATCCTTGCCGCCGGGCGCGACGCAGGCGCGCGACATGCCAGTTGGATCATGCTGCGCCTGCCGCGTGAGGTATCGCCGCTGGTGCAAGAATGGCTCGCCACCCATTACCCCGACCGGGCCGAGCGGATCATGGCGCGGCTGCGCGATATGCATGGTGGAAAGGAATACGATGCGGGCTGGCACAAGAGGATGCGGGGCGAGGGGCCCTATGCGCAGATGGTGGCGCAGCGCTTTAATCTGGCAGTCAAACGTCTGGGGCTGACCCGCGCGGGCGTGCCACTGCGCTGCGATCTGTTTCGACCGCCCCCCGAAAGGGGCGATCAATTGAGCTTGTTCTGA
- a CDS encoding corrinoid protein, with protein MSEEDDIILAELDDEELVQQMFDDLYDGLKEEIEEGVQILLDRGWEPYEVLTKALVGGMTIVGADFRDGILFVPEVLLAANAMKGGMAILKPLLAETGAPRVGKMVIGTVKGDIHDIGKNLVGMMMEGAGFEVVDLGINNAVEAYLEALEAEKADILGMSALLTTTMPYMKVVIDTLIEQGKRDDYIVLVGGAPLNEEFGKAIGADAYCRDAAVAVETAKDWMGRKHNSANA; from the coding sequence ATGTCAGAAGAAGACGATATCATCCTGGCCGAGTTGGACGACGAAGAACTGGTCCAGCAGATGTTCGATGACCTCTATGACGGTCTCAAGGAAGAGATCGAAGAAGGGGTGCAAATCCTGCTCGACCGCGGTTGGGAACCCTATGAGGTGCTTACCAAAGCGCTGGTCGGCGGCATGACCATCGTGGGCGCGGATTTCCGCGACGGTATCCTCTTTGTGCCCGAAGTGCTGCTGGCCGCCAATGCGATGAAGGGCGGCATGGCGATCCTCAAGCCGCTGCTCGCTGAAACCGGCGCGCCGCGTGTGGGCAAGATGGTGATCGGCACCGTCAAAGGCGACATTCACGACATTGGCAAAAACCTCGTCGGCATGATGATGGAAGGCGCGGGTTTCGAAGTCGTAGACCTTGGGATCAACAACGCGGTCGAAGCCTATCTCGAAGCATTGGAAGCGGAAAAAGCCGACATCTTGGGCATGTCCGCTCTGCTGACCACGACCATGCCCTATATGAAGGTCGTGATCGACACATTGATCGAACAGGGCAAGCGCGATGACTATATCGTTCTGGTCGGTGGCGCGCCGCTGAACGAAGAGTTCGGCAAGGCCATCGGGGCTGACGCCTATTGCCGCGATGCTGCCGTGGCGGTGGAGACGGCCAAAGACTGGATGGGCCGGAAACACAACTCCGCCAACGCCTGA
- a CDS encoding DUF1638 domain-containing protein: protein MSYSNLPDDRTLTQEGLAPTRAGRILLIACGALAREILDLKAANGWSHLDLTCLPAKYHLYPEKITQAVRDTVAKHRADYDDFFVVYADCGTGGGLERACEEMGVQMVAGPHCYSFFQGNESFAKTSEDEITTFYLTDFLVRQFEAFIIKPMGLDRHPELRDMYFGNYEKLVYQAQTDDPTLTEKAQDCAARLGLAFERRFTGYGDLQTALRDL, encoded by the coding sequence ATGAGCTACAGCAATCTGCCAGATGATCGGACCCTCACCCAAGAGGGGCTCGCGCCCACCCGCGCGGGCCGTATCTTGCTGATCGCCTGTGGTGCGCTGGCCCGTGAGATTTTGGATCTGAAGGCCGCGAACGGCTGGAGCCATCTGGATCTCACCTGCCTGCCCGCGAAATATCACCTCTACCCGGAAAAGATCACCCAAGCGGTGCGCGACACGGTCGCCAAACACCGCGCGGACTATGACGATTTCTTTGTCGTCTACGCCGATTGCGGGACGGGCGGCGGGCTGGAGCGGGCCTGCGAAGAGATGGGCGTGCAGATGGTCGCAGGGCCACATTGCTACAGCTTTTTTCAGGGCAACGAGAGTTTCGCCAAAACCTCGGAAGATGAGATCACCACCTTCTACCTCACCGATTTTCTGGTGCGGCAGTTTGAGGCTTTCATCATCAAGCCAATGGGACTCGACCGGCACCCAGAGCTGCGCGACATGTATTTCGGCAATTACGAGAAACTGGTCTATCAGGCGCAGACGGACGACCCGACGCTGACCGAAAAGGCGCAGGACTGCGCCGCGCGGCTCGGCCTTGCGTTCGAGCGGCGCTTCACGGGCTATGGGGATTTGCAGACCGCTTTACGCGATCTTTAA
- a CDS encoding SufE family protein, whose translation MATPAFEELVEDFEFLDDWEDRYRHVIDLGKAMDPLPEPLRVPATKVDGCASQVWLHAQFDGGKLHFDGASDAMIVSGLIAVLRKLYNGLTPVEVGAVDAKAELARLGLNDHLSAQRSNGLRAMIERVRETAAQEA comes from the coding sequence ATGGCCACGCCTGCCTTTGAAGAACTGGTCGAGGATTTCGAGTTTCTGGACGATTGGGAAGACCGCTACCGCCATGTGATCGACCTTGGTAAAGCGATGGACCCGCTGCCCGAGCCGCTGCGCGTGCCGGCGACCAAGGTCGACGGCTGCGCCTCTCAGGTCTGGCTCCATGCACAGTTTGACGGCGGCAAGCTGCATTTTGACGGCGCAAGCGATGCGATGATCGTGTCTGGGCTGATCGCGGTATTGCGCAAGCTTTACAACGGTTTGACGCCAGTCGAAGTGGGCGCTGTCGATGCCAAGGCGGAACTTGCGCGGCTGGGATTGAATGACCACCTCTCGGCGCAACGCTCCAACGGGTTGCGCGCGATGATCGAGCGCGTGCGCGAGACGGCCGCTCAGGAAGCCTGA
- the rnd gene encoding ribonuclease D, which translates to MKTITTTADLAQFCEEAARHDYVTVDTEFLRERTYYSKLCLVQLAMPGTDDSNAVLVDPLAEGISLEPLYDLFRDTSVVKVFHAARQDLEIFYVDAKVFPEPLFDTQVAAMVCGFGEQVGYETLVRKIAHESLDKTSRFTDWSRRPLTDAQKTYALADVTHLRQIYEFLARKLEQTGRARWVAEELETLLSPDTYVTQPQDAWKRVKTRTNSPKFLAIVRELAAFREDYARTRNIPRNRVFKDDALVELASLKPSNGEELNRARLLLREARKGEIAEGILKAVAAGVACKAADMPQPDRKRDKLQVNPALADLLRVLLKAKTESAGVAAKLIASASDLDMLSAGERDVQALRGWRHEVFGADALLLCEGKIALAADGTDVKAVKV; encoded by the coding sequence ATGAAAACCATCACCACGACAGCCGACCTCGCGCAATTCTGTGAAGAAGCTGCGCGCCATGATTACGTGACCGTCGACACGGAATTCCTGCGTGAGCGGACCTATTATTCCAAGCTCTGCCTCGTCCAACTTGCCATGCCCGGCACCGACGACAGCAACGCCGTGCTGGTCGATCCCTTGGCCGAGGGTATCTCGCTTGAGCCGCTTTACGATCTGTTCCGCGACACATCGGTGGTCAAAGTGTTCCACGCGGCACGGCAGGATCTTGAAATCTTCTACGTCGATGCCAAGGTCTTTCCCGAACCGCTGTTCGACACGCAGGTGGCCGCGATGGTCTGCGGCTTTGGCGAACAGGTGGGCTATGAGACCTTGGTGCGCAAGATCGCGCATGAGTCGCTGGACAAGACCTCGCGCTTTACCGATTGGTCCCGCCGTCCGTTGACCGACGCACAGAAGACCTATGCGCTGGCCGACGTAACCCATCTGCGGCAGATTTACGAATTTCTGGCGCGCAAGCTTGAACAGACCGGCCGCGCCCGTTGGGTGGCCGAGGAGCTTGAGACGCTGCTCAGCCCCGATACCTATGTGACCCAGCCGCAGGATGCGTGGAAGCGGGTCAAGACCCGGACCAATTCGCCGAAGTTTCTGGCGATCGTCCGCGAATTGGCCGCCTTTCGTGAGGATTACGCCCGGACCCGCAATATCCCGCGCAATCGCGTGTTCAAGGATGACGCACTGGTCGAATTGGCGAGCCTCAAACCCTCTAACGGCGAAGAGCTGAACCGCGCCCGTCTGCTGCTGCGCGAGGCCCGCAAGGGGGAAATCGCCGAAGGCATTTTGAAAGCCGTGGCCGCAGGCGTGGCTTGCAAAGCCGCCGACATGCCGCAACCCGACCGCAAGCGCGACAAGCTGCAGGTGAACCCGGCGCTGGCCGATCTGCTGCGGGTTTTGCTCAAGGCCAAGACCGAAAGCGCAGGCGTCGCGGCCAAGCTCATCGCCTCGGCCAGTGATCTGGATATGTTGTCGGCGGGAGAGCGCGACGTGCAGGCCCTGCGCGGCTGGCGGCATGAGGTCTTTGGCGCCGATGCGCTGCTGCTCTGCGAGGGCAAGATTGCTTTGGCCGCCGATGGGACGGATGTGAAAGCAGTCAAAGTCTGA
- the purN gene encoding phosphoribosylglycinamide formyltransferase: MTKRVAIFVSGGGSNMRALVEDMTGDHAGRPCLVLSNNADAGGIAWAQGQGIATEVVDHRPFGKDRPAFEAALSAALEAHAPDIICLAGFMRKLTEGFTDAWAGRMINIHPSLLPKYRGLHTHARALEAGDTEHGCTVHEVTAALDDGPILGQARIPVLPGDTAETLAQRVLVQEHRLYPAVLRRFAAGERQPVMLTG; the protein is encoded by the coding sequence TTGACCAAGCGGGTTGCGATTTTCGTCTCGGGCGGCGGCTCTAACATGCGGGCGCTGGTCGAGGATATGACTGGCGACCATGCAGGCCGCCCCTGTTTGGTGCTGTCCAACAACGCAGACGCGGGCGGAATCGCTTGGGCGCAGGGGCAGGGGATCGCGACCGAAGTGGTCGATCACCGCCCCTTCGGCAAGGATCGCCCCGCGTTTGAGGCGGCCTTGAGCGCCGCACTTGAGGCCCATGCGCCGGACATTATTTGCCTTGCCGGCTTCATGCGCAAATTGACCGAAGGGTTTACCGATGCTTGGGCCGGGCGGATGATCAACATCCACCCCTCGCTACTGCCAAAATACCGCGGGCTGCACACCCATGCCCGCGCGCTTGAGGCGGGCGATACCGAACATGGCTGCACCGTGCATGAAGTCACTGCGGCTTTGGATGATGGTCCGATCCTCGGCCAAGCGCGCATTCCGGTTCTGCCGGGCGACACGGCAGAGACCTTGGCCCAGCGGGTGCTGGTGCAAGAACATCGCCTTTACCCCGCCGTGCTGCGCCGTTTCGCCGCCGGTGAGCGTCAGCCAGTCATGCTCACGGGCTGA
- the purM gene encoding phosphoribosylformylglycinamidine cyclo-ligase, with translation MTKSDNGITYAEAGVDIDAGNALVERIKPAAKSTARPGVMSGLGGFGALFDLKGAGFTDPVLVAATDGVGTKLRIAIDTGNVDSIGIDLVAMCVNDLVCQGAEPLFFLDYFATGKLELDSAARIIEGIAKGCADSGCALIGGETAEMPGMYHAGDFDLAGFSVGAMERGTELPRDVKEGDVLLGLPSDGVHSNGYSLVRKIVARSGLGWGDDCPWGEGDLGSALLTPTKLYVKGAVAALRADAVSALAHITGGGLTENLPRVLPVGLAAEIDLNAWDLPPVFKWLAAEGGMAEAEMLKTFNAGIGMVAVVSADKVDAAKAAFAEDGHAAIEIGRITTGNGVTYSGALL, from the coding sequence ATGACAAAATCCGACAACGGAATCACCTATGCCGAAGCAGGCGTGGATATTGACGCAGGCAACGCGCTTGTAGAGCGGATCAAACCGGCGGCGAAATCCACCGCGCGGCCCGGCGTCATGTCCGGCCTTGGCGGCTTTGGCGCGCTGTTCGACCTCAAAGGCGCAGGTTTCACCGACCCGGTGCTGGTTGCGGCGACGGATGGCGTTGGCACCAAGCTGCGCATCGCGATTGATACCGGCAACGTCGACAGCATCGGCATTGATCTGGTGGCCATGTGCGTCAACGATCTGGTCTGCCAAGGCGCCGAGCCGCTTTTCTTCCTCGACTATTTCGCGACCGGCAAGCTGGAACTCGACAGTGCCGCGCGGATCATCGAAGGCATCGCCAAGGGCTGCGCCGATTCCGGTTGTGCCTTGATCGGCGGCGAGACCGCTGAAATGCCGGGTATGTATCACGCGGGCGATTTCGACCTCGCCGGTTTTTCCGTCGGCGCGATGGAGCGCGGGACCGAGCTGCCGCGCGATGTGAAAGAGGGCGACGTGCTCTTGGGCCTGCCCAGCGACGGGGTGCATTCCAACGGCTATAGCCTCGTGCGCAAGATCGTTGCGCGCAGCGGTCTGGGCTGGGGCGACGATTGCCCATGGGGCGAAGGTGATCTGGGCAGTGCGCTGCTGACGCCGACCAAGCTCTACGTCAAAGGCGCCGTGGCGGCCCTGCGCGCCGATGCCGTGTCGGCGCTGGCGCATATCACGGGCGGTGGCCTCACCGAAAACCTGCCGCGCGTATTGCCCGTCGGGTTGGCGGCTGAGATTGACCTGAACGCATGGGACCTGCCGCCGGTCTTCAAATGGCTGGCCGCCGAGGGGGGCATGGCCGAGGCCGAGATGCTCAAGACTTTCAACGCTGGCATTGGCATGGTTGCCGTCGTCTCTGCCGATAAGGTCGACGCGGCCAAGGCCGCTTTTGCCGAGGATGGCCACGCTGCCATCGAAATCGGGCGTATCACCACCGGCAATGGCGTCACCTATTCCGGCGCGCTGCTTTGA
- a CDS encoding DUF4442 domain-containing protein — MIKAHLDAAVPFAAYVGVRLLKIGDGTASAELVQRHETSNHIGTQHAGAMFTLGEAASGAAMAGAIAPVIMDMRPVAAMGQITFKKIAEGTLTAHAETSRPGAELLTALQEDGKVAFDVAVDIQNEAGETVVEMQVNWHVSAKR, encoded by the coding sequence ATGATCAAAGCCCATCTCGATGCGGCAGTGCCCTTCGCGGCCTATGTTGGAGTGAGATTGCTCAAGATCGGTGACGGCACTGCCAGCGCCGAACTGGTGCAGCGGCATGAGACCTCTAACCACATCGGCACCCAGCACGCAGGCGCGATGTTCACCTTGGGCGAAGCGGCCTCGGGTGCTGCCATGGCAGGGGCGATTGCGCCGGTGATTATGGACATGCGCCCCGTCGCGGCCATGGGGCAAATCACCTTTAAAAAGATCGCCGAAGGCACGCTGACGGCCCACGCCGAAACCTCGCGCCCCGGTGCCGAGTTGCTGACCGCCTTGCAAGAAGACGGAAAAGTCGCCTTTGACGTGGCGGTCGACATCCAGAATGAGGCGGGCGAGACGGTCGTTGAGATGCAGGTGAACTGGCATGTCAGCGCCAAACGCTGA
- a CDS encoding ATP-binding protein: MNFAWLKRYVPRGIYGRAALILLLPVVFLQLVVVVIFAQRHFEGVTGQMTDTVLRELELVMLAVGTAPDAQSVPMAVEARAGPLDFVVTRANRPLPDEDSMLWYDYSGRILIPRLRSKMDGIAAVDLSDDDFVVLYIESVHGPLRIQFERRRISASNPHQLFVYTVFFGVLLSVIASIYLRNQLRPIKRLARAAEAFGRGRHEPYTPTGAVEVRAAGNAFVDMRARIERQIEQRTLMLSGVSHDLRTPLTRMRLGLSMIDEEDAAPLLADVDDMQRMLDEFLNFAKGAAEGEPEKVEPHGFVRAIVEDAQRGGRQVTLLPPEGTGEGMVKLRKVAMRRAVDNLISNAVRYGSQAEVSVMLSDRTLRIRVEDDGPGIPEERRDEATRPFSRLDPARNQDKGGGVGLGLAIASDIARAHGGVLRLGESARLGGLRADIVIAR, translated from the coding sequence ATGAATTTTGCCTGGCTCAAACGATATGTGCCGCGCGGCATCTACGGACGCGCCGCGCTGATCCTGCTGTTACCAGTCGTGTTTTTGCAGTTGGTCGTTGTGGTGATCTTTGCCCAGCGACATTTCGAAGGCGTCACCGGTCAGATGACCGACACGGTCCTGCGCGAGTTGGAACTGGTCATGCTGGCGGTCGGCACCGCACCCGATGCCCAATCGGTGCCCATGGCGGTAGAGGCGCGGGCGGGGCCGCTCGATTTCGTGGTGACCCGGGCCAATCGTCCGCTGCCGGATGAAGACAGCATGCTGTGGTACGATTATTCGGGCCGCATCCTCATCCCCCGGCTGCGCAGCAAGATGGACGGGATCGCAGCGGTGGACCTTAGCGATGACGATTTTGTCGTGCTCTATATCGAGAGTGTGCATGGCCCGTTGCGCATCCAGTTTGAACGGCGGCGGATCTCGGCCTCCAACCCGCACCAGCTTTTCGTTTACACGGTGTTTTTCGGCGTGCTTTTGAGTGTTATCGCGTCGATCTACCTGCGCAATCAATTGCGCCCGATCAAACGCTTGGCCCGTGCCGCCGAAGCCTTTGGCCGGGGCCGGCATGAACCCTACACCCCTACTGGCGCTGTCGAAGTGCGCGCGGCGGGCAACGCCTTTGTCGACATGCGCGCACGGATTGAACGGCAGATTGAGCAGCGCACGCTGATGCTCTCGGGGGTCAGCCACGATTTGCGCACCCCGCTGACCCGGATGCGCCTTGGCCTGTCGATGATCGACGAAGAGGATGCGGCCCCGCTGCTGGCCGATGTGGATGATATGCAGCGGATGCTGGATGAGTTTCTAAACTTCGCTAAGGGTGCCGCCGAGGGTGAGCCGGAGAAGGTGGAGCCGCATGGATTTGTACGCGCAATTGTCGAAGATGCGCAGCGCGGGGGGCGTCAAGTCACGCTTTTACCGCCCGAAGGCACGGGCGAGGGCATGGTAAAACTGCGCAAGGTGGCAATGCGCCGGGCGGTGGATAACCTGATCTCCAACGCCGTGCGCTATGGCTCGCAGGCCGAAGTCTCGGTCATGCTGAGCGACCGCACCCTGCGTATCCGTGTCGAAGACGACGGCCCCGGCATCCCGGAAGAGCGGCGCGACGAGGCAACGCGGCCGTTCTCGCGGCTTGATCCTGCGCGCAATCAAGACAAGGGCGGCGGCGTTGGGCTGGGCCTTGCCATCGCTTCAGACATTGCGCGCGCCCATGGCGGGGTGCTGCGGCTGGGAGAATCGGCGCGGCTCGGCGGGCTGCGTGCAGATATTGTCATCGCGCGGTGA
- a CDS encoding MBL fold metallo-hydrolase → MLPPDNFDPESGLAETLEPGLRRIVAPNPSPMTYRGTNTYLLGQSEVAVIDPGPDSPAHLKAILAALQPGQRISHIIVTHTHLDHSPLARPLAARTGAEVWAFGNATAGRSPVMQGLAEAGLMGGGEGVDHEFIPDHTLADGDVLEGESWALEVLHTPGHIGNHLCLAWGDACLTADHVMGWATSLVSPPDGDLTDFMASCEKLGARNWRVFYPGHGAPVSDPNARLDWLVAHRRAREASILKALNAGPATAEDLARVIYTETPAALLGAATRNVLAHLVDLTDRGRVAPRGVLHAEAHFALTS, encoded by the coding sequence ATGCTGCCGCCCGACAACTTCGACCCCGAGAGTGGCCTTGCCGAAACCTTGGAGCCCGGGCTGCGCCGTATCGTGGCGCCCAACCCCTCGCCGATGACCTATCGCGGCACAAATACCTATCTTCTGGGCCAGTCCGAGGTTGCCGTGATCGACCCCGGCCCCGACAGCCCTGCGCATCTTAAAGCGATCCTCGCCGCGCTCCAGCCGGGCCAGCGGATCAGCCATATCATTGTGACCCATACGCATCTCGACCATTCCCCACTCGCGCGTCCCTTGGCCGCGCGGACCGGGGCCGAGGTCTGGGCTTTTGGCAACGCCACGGCGGGCCGGTCCCCAGTAATGCAGGGATTGGCCGAGGCGGGGCTGATGGGCGGTGGAGAAGGTGTGGATCACGAATTTATCCCCGATCATACCTTGGCCGACGGTGACGTACTGGAGGGGGAAAGCTGGGCGCTGGAGGTGCTGCACACGCCGGGTCATATCGGCAATCACCTCTGCCTCGCATGGGGGGATGCCTGTCTCACGGCGGATCACGTCATGGGCTGGGCCACCTCTCTGGTCTCTCCACCCGATGGGGACCTGACCGATTTCATGGCCTCTTGCGAAAAGCTGGGCGCGCGGAATTGGCGGGTGTTCTACCCCGGCCACGGCGCGCCGGTCAGCGACCCCAACGCGCGGCTCGACTGGTTGGTGGCGCACCGCCGCGCGCGGGAGGCGTCGATCCTTAAGGCGCTGAACGCCGGGCCTGCCACGGCTGAGGACCTCGCCCGCGTGATCTATACCGAGACCCCCGCCGCGCTTTTGGGGGCCGCCACGCGAAACGTGCTGGCGCATTTGGTCGATTTGACAGACCGGGGCCGCGTTGCCCCGCGGGGCGTCTTGCACGCAGAGGCGCATTTCGCCCTCACCTCATAG
- a CDS encoding DUF4112 domain-containing protein: MEPHAPSHEADLARLRRLAVTMDSAFKLPVVGVRMGWDSILGFVPVVGDTLALLPSAYILKESHRMGAPKGMLAKMLVNTGIDYVIGSVPLVGDLFDIGWKSKLRNVDLLERHLKDQAAKAPPTGNVEGRMSSHHPTLNN, encoded by the coding sequence ATGGAACCCCACGCCCCCTCTCACGAAGCCGACCTCGCCCGTCTGCGCCGTCTGGCGGTCACCATGGACAGCGCTTTTAAATTGCCGGTTGTCGGCGTGCGCATGGGATGGGATTCGATTTTGGGTTTCGTGCCCGTGGTGGGCGATACGCTCGCCCTGCTCCCTTCGGCCTATATCCTTAAAGAATCGCACCGAATGGGGGCACCCAAGGGGATGCTGGCAAAGATGTTGGTCAACACCGGGATCGACTACGTTATCGGTTCGGTCCCGCTGGTGGGTGATCTTTTTGACATCGGGTGGAAGTCGAAACTGCGCAACGTCGATCTGCTGGAACGTCATCTGAAAGACCAAGCCGCCAAAGCGCCGCCCACGGGCAACGTCGAAGGGCGCATGTCCTCGCATCACCCCACGCTCAATAACTGA
- the ndk gene encoding nucleoside-diphosphate kinase translates to MALERTFSIIKPDATRRNLTGAIVKKFEDAGLRVVAQKRIHLTKAQAGEFYKVHAERPFYDELCEFMASAPIVAQVLEGENAIAKNREVMGATNPADAAEGTIRAEFAESVGENSVHGSDAPETAAVEIAYFFSGLELVG, encoded by the coding sequence ATGGCCCTCGAACGCACTTTCTCGATCATCAAGCCCGACGCAACCCGCCGCAACCTGACCGGCGCCATCGTCAAGAAATTCGAAGACGCTGGCCTGCGCGTTGTCGCACAAAAGCGCATCCACCTGACAAAAGCGCAGGCGGGCGAGTTCTACAAAGTTCACGCCGAGCGTCCCTTTTACGACGAACTGTGCGAATTCATGGCCTCCGCGCCGATCGTTGCTCAGGTTCTCGAAGGTGAAAACGCCATTGCGAAGAACCGCGAAGTCATGGGTGCCACCAACCCTGCGGACGCCGCCGAAGGCACCATCCGCGCAGAATTCGCTGAAAGCGTTGGCGAAAACTCCGTGCACGGTTCCGACGCACCGGAAACCGCAGCGGTTGAGATCGCCTACTTCTTCTCCGGTCTGGAACTGGTCGGCTAA